In Acidimicrobiia bacterium, one genomic interval encodes:
- a CDS encoding DEDD exonuclease domain-containing protein encodes MVTVASPFPGFASEPAVLPALRQASLDDLGTPLSEVTFVVLDLETTGGSPADCEITEVGAVKLRGGECLGRFETLVNPGVPIPPLITVLTGITEAMVLPAPRIAEVLPPLLEFVGEAVIVGHNIRFDLAFLDAALVAHDRPRLTNRHVDTLGIARRLVRDDVPNLRLSTLARHLRVPTEPNHRAFADAQATAEVLHALLERAAAFGVLGLDDLLALPTMRAHPSAAKLALTTRLPRAPGVYMFRDRDGRVLYVGKATNLRARVRSYFSSDDRRKVPQLLRETVSIDHLVCRGPFEAAVREIRLIQALQPRFNRQAKVWRKYAYLKLTNERFPRLTVTRSAKADGGTYLGPLPSTAVAHLVREAIESAVPLRRCSRRLPRRFEPECGSPCVPAQLGVATCPCRGQIDDAGYTGLVEIVRRGLDSEPRVLLDPLEQRMNRLAEAERFEEAAMTRDRLATLSRAIARQRLVDQLRAARSLVVHGAEGRLELHGGRLTLDDGPGANRELLAPTPVDLPPAREEIDELLVTARHLGKTAATLELEQAAGTYASTLPVIPTYEMARSRTLPPPLLAR; translated from the coding sequence ATGGTCACCGTCGCGAGCCCCTTCCCCGGCTTCGCCTCCGAGCCGGCCGTGTTGCCGGCGCTGCGCCAGGCGTCGCTCGACGACCTCGGCACGCCGCTCTCGGAGGTCACGTTCGTCGTCCTCGACCTCGAGACGACCGGCGGCTCACCCGCCGACTGCGAGATCACCGAGGTCGGCGCGGTGAAGCTGCGCGGCGGCGAGTGTCTGGGCCGCTTCGAGACGCTCGTGAACCCGGGCGTCCCGATCCCGCCGCTCATCACGGTGCTCACCGGCATCACCGAGGCGATGGTGCTGCCCGCGCCGCGCATCGCGGAAGTGCTGCCGCCGTTGCTCGAGTTCGTCGGCGAGGCGGTGATCGTCGGCCACAACATCCGGTTCGACCTCGCGTTCCTCGACGCCGCGCTCGTCGCGCACGATCGGCCGCGCCTCACGAACCGGCACGTCGACACGCTCGGCATCGCGCGCCGCCTCGTGCGCGACGACGTGCCGAACCTGCGGCTCTCGACGCTCGCGCGCCACCTGCGCGTGCCGACCGAGCCGAACCACCGCGCCTTCGCCGACGCGCAGGCGACGGCCGAGGTGCTCCACGCGCTGCTCGAACGCGCGGCCGCGTTCGGCGTGCTCGGCCTCGACGACCTGCTCGCGCTCCCCACGATGCGCGCGCACCCCTCGGCCGCGAAGCTCGCGCTCACGACCCGGCTCCCGCGCGCTCCGGGCGTCTACATGTTCCGCGATCGCGACGGCCGTGTCCTGTACGTCGGCAAGGCCACGAACCTGCGGGCGCGTGTGCGCTCGTACTTCTCGAGTGACGACCGCCGCAAAGTGCCGCAGCTGCTGCGCGAGACCGTGTCGATCGACCATCTCGTCTGCCGCGGTCCGTTCGAAGCCGCGGTGCGCGAGATCCGCTTGATCCAGGCGCTCCAGCCGCGCTTCAACCGCCAGGCGAAGGTGTGGCGCAAGTACGCCTACCTGAAGCTCACGAACGAGCGCTTCCCGCGCCTCACCGTGACCCGCAGCGCGAAGGCCGACGGCGGCACGTACCTCGGCCCGCTGCCGTCGACCGCGGTCGCCCACCTCGTGCGGGAAGCGATCGAGTCGGCGGTGCCGCTGCGCCGCTGTTCCCGCCGGTTGCCGCGCCGCTTCGAACCGGAGTGCGGCTCGCCGTGCGTCCCCGCGCAGCTCGGCGTCGCCACCTGCCCGTGCCGTGGCCAGATCGACGACGCGGGTTACACCGGCCTCGTCGAGATCGTGCGCCGCGGTCTCGACTCCGAACCGCGTGTGCTCCTCGACCCGCTCGAGCAGCGCATGAACCGCCTCGCCGAGGCCGAGCGTTTCGAGGAAGCCGCGATGACGCGCGATCGCCTCGCGACCCTGAGCCGCGCGATCGCGCGGCAACGGTTGGTCGACCAGCTGCGCGCCGCGCGCTCGCTCGTCGTGCACGGCGCGGAGGGCCGACTCGAATTGCACGGCGGACGGCTCACGCTCGACGACGGGCCCGGCGCGAACCGCGAGCTGCTCGCGCCGACACCGGTGGATCTGCCACCCGCGCGTGAGGAGATCGACGAGCTGCTCGTCACCGCGCGCCACCTCGGCAAGACCGCGGCGACGCTCGAGCTCGAGCAGGCCGCGGGCACCTACGCGTCGACGCTGCCGGTGATCCCGACCTACGAGATGGCGCGGTCGCGCACGTTGCCGCCACCGTTGCTCGCGCGCTGA
- the trpD gene encoding anthranilate phosphoribosyltransferase produces the protein MNEILNPVLAKLVRRVDIEDDELGAAFAEILSGRASDIEAAGFAVALRTKGETTSELATLVRTMLGFATTVSVADGAIDTCGTGGDRAGTVNISTMAALIATAAGARVVKHGNRAASSRCGSADVLEALGIPIELGPAGVEQCVAEVGIGFCLAQRYHPALRFMGPARAALGVPTTFNFLGPLANPARVRRQAVGVADSAMAERVVSVLQANGAEHAWVFYGDDGLDELTTTTTSTVFELRGVDIRRFTLDPADFGFARSDASDLLGGDAAANADAVRAVVEGKPGPIRDIALVNAAAGLVVAGVADDFDSGVQAARAALDTGGAARVLDDWLRVGAAAREAEAD, from the coding sequence GTGAACGAGATTCTCAACCCGGTGCTGGCGAAGCTGGTTCGCCGCGTCGACATCGAGGACGACGAGCTCGGGGCGGCGTTCGCCGAGATCCTCTCGGGCCGCGCCTCCGATATTGAGGCTGCCGGGTTCGCGGTCGCGCTGCGGACGAAGGGCGAGACCACCTCGGAGCTCGCGACGCTGGTCCGCACGATGCTCGGGTTCGCGACGACGGTGAGCGTCGCCGACGGCGCGATCGACACGTGCGGCACCGGCGGTGACCGCGCCGGCACGGTGAACATCTCCACGATGGCCGCGCTGATCGCGACCGCCGCGGGCGCGCGGGTGGTGAAGCACGGCAACCGCGCCGCGTCGTCGCGCTGCGGTTCCGCCGACGTGCTCGAAGCGCTCGGTATCCCGATCGAGCTCGGTCCCGCGGGCGTCGAGCAGTGCGTCGCCGAGGTCGGTATCGGGTTCTGCCTCGCGCAGCGCTATCACCCCGCGCTGCGGTTCATGGGCCCGGCGCGCGCCGCGCTCGGTGTCCCGACGACGTTCAACTTTCTCGGTCCGCTCGCGAACCCCGCGCGCGTGCGGCGGCAGGCGGTGGGTGTCGCCGATTCTGCGATGGCCGAGCGCGTCGTTTCGGTGCTGCAGGCGAACGGCGCGGAGCACGCGTGGGTGTTCTACGGCGACGATGGTCTCGATGAGCTCACGACCACCACGACGTCGACCGTCTTCGAGCTGCGCGGTGTCGACATCCGCCGCTTCACGCTCGACCCTGCGGACTTCGGGTTCGCGCGCTCGGACGCGAGTGATCTGCTCGGAGGCGACGCGGCGGCCAACGCCGACGCCGTGCGCGCGGTGGTCGAGGGCAAGCCCGGCCCGATCCGCGACATCGCGCTCGTGAACGCGGCCGCCGGGCTCGTCGTCGCGGGCGTCGCCGACGACTTCGACTCCGGCGTGCAGGCGGCGCGCGCCGCGCTCGACACCGGCGGAGCCGCGAGAGTGCTCGACGACTGGCTGCGCGTCGGCGCCGCGGCGCGAGAGGCCGAGGCCGACTGA
- a CDS encoding acyl-CoA dehydrogenase family protein: MDFDLPAELVDLQATVRKIAQERVAPRAREIDRSEEYPQDLFELFRDTGLLGLVIPEEYGGSGAGILGLTIAIEEVAKYSNAAALMLLLTRLPTGPVLIAGTEEQKHEYVGAVATGARRAGFGLSEPQAGSDVAGMRTKAVADGDDWILTGTKCWMSGVVQADWYCVFAKTGPADSRAHDSISCFIVERSWPGVSVGRTDHKMGVRGVDTGELVLDGVRVPAKNVVGEVGGFRLAMLGLNSMRPVVAARGIGLAEGALMYAVEYAKQRAAFGKTIADMQGIQWKIAELATEIEAARLLTYRSAWMADRGLYTKEYVPFLSMAKYHATETAVRVAGEALQMLGAAGYMEDHPTELWYRDAKQLTIVEGTSQIQLGLIAKGVLDHDLWWD, translated from the coding sequence GTGGATTTCGACCTTCCGGCAGAGTTGGTCGATCTTCAGGCAACCGTGCGCAAGATCGCGCAGGAGCGCGTCGCGCCTCGGGCCCGTGAGATCGACCGCTCCGAGGAGTACCCGCAGGATCTCTTCGAGCTCTTCCGCGACACGGGGCTGCTCGGGCTCGTCATCCCCGAGGAATACGGCGGCTCCGGCGCCGGCATCCTCGGCCTGACCATCGCGATCGAAGAGGTCGCCAAGTACTCGAACGCCGCCGCGCTCATGCTGCTGCTCACGCGCCTGCCGACGGGGCCCGTCCTCATCGCCGGCACGGAGGAGCAGAAGCACGAGTACGTCGGCGCGGTCGCGACCGGCGCGCGGCGCGCCGGGTTCGGGCTCTCCGAGCCGCAGGCCGGGAGCGACGTCGCCGGCATGCGGACGAAGGCGGTCGCCGACGGCGACGACTGGATCCTCACGGGCACGAAGTGCTGGATGTCGGGCGTCGTCCAGGCCGACTGGTACTGCGTGTTCGCGAAGACCGGCCCCGCCGACTCGCGCGCGCACGACTCGATCTCGTGCTTCATCGTGGAGCGTTCGTGGCCGGGCGTGTCGGTCGGGCGCACCGACCACAAGATGGGCGTGCGCGGCGTCGACACCGGCGAGCTGGTGCTCGACGGCGTACGGGTGCCCGCGAAGAACGTCGTCGGCGAGGTCGGCGGCTTCCGCCTCGCGATGCTCGGTCTCAACTCGATGCGCCCCGTCGTCGCGGCGCGTGGCATCGGGCTCGCCGAGGGCGCGCTCATGTACGCGGTCGAGTACGCGAAGCAGCGCGCCGCGTTCGGCAAGACGATCGCCGACATGCAGGGCATCCAGTGGAAGATCGCGGAGCTCGCGACCGAGATCGAGGCGGCGCGTCTGCTCACGTACCGCTCGGCGTGGATGGCCGATCGCGGTCTCTACACGAAGGAGTACGTGCCGTTCCTCTCGATGGCCAAGTACCACGCCACCGAGACCGCGGTGCGGGTGGCCGGCGAGGCGCTGCAGATGCTCGGCGCGGCCGGATACATGGAGGACCACCCGACGGAGCTCTGGTACCGCGATGCCAAGCAGCTCACGATCGTCGAGGGCACGTCGCAAATTCAGCTCGGTCTCATCGCCAAGGGAGTACTCGATCACGACCTGTGGTGGGATTGA
- a CDS encoding WhiB family transcriptional regulator: MSWREWARCKGVDPEIFYPPEEDEGLRAKEICAECPVREVCLEHALTRREKIGVWGGMTERERRRMLRQRRKAS, encoded by the coding sequence ATGAGTTGGCGTGAATGGGCCCGCTGTAAGGGCGTCGATCCTGAGATCTTCTATCCGCCCGAAGAGGACGAGGGCCTGCGCGCGAAGGAGATCTGCGCGGAGTGTCCGGTCCGTGAGGTCTGCCTCGAGCATGCGCTCACGCGGCGCGAGAAGATCGGTGTCTGGGGAGGCATGACCGAGCGCGAACGGCGCCGCATGCTCCGTCAGCGCCGCAAGGCTTCGTAA